A genomic segment from Glycine max cultivar Williams 82 chromosome 1, Glycine_max_v4.0, whole genome shotgun sequence encodes:
- the LOC121172652 gene encoding protein NETWORKED 1A-like, with translation MIKLIDEEADSFARRAEMYYKKRPELMKLVEEFYRAYRALAERYDHAMGELCHAHKTMAEAFPNQAHYMLTDDSQGVESHTPGVPCPNYSESEHAEKADSEVQTLRKALAKIQSDKDAIFLQYQKSMEKLSEMERDLNKAQKDAGGLDERASKAEIETRVLQEALAHLKSDNEASQVQYNQCLESIAKLETLLSLAQLDVKEFDERASKAEIEAKNLKQELGQLEAQKDAGLLRYKQCVEKISVLEAKITLAEENSRMLNEQLERAELEVKALIKDLAELNEEKESLAVLYHQCLEKISKMENEILLAQENSEKLNREIEKGAEKLKTSEEHCDMLEKSNQSLRLEAENLLQKIAMKDQALLEKHAEIERLQTLVHEEHSHFLEIESTLQTLQKLYSKSQQEQGSLVMELKYGLQLLKDLEFPKQGFKEEMQENVKENRILNELTFSSTRSLLRRQQTEISKLKEIKEKLERELVVNSEENNALQQEAHQIKNDIQLLNNKYHAMLEQLQTLGLDPKCFAASVKDLQNENSNLKEVCKMERNEKEALHEKSKDMDELLIENAFMEFSLSRLNDELDGLRVTVRKFQESCQVLQEEKSTVVDEKSALLSQLQIVTESMQKLLEKNALLEKSLSDSKIELEGLKAKSTDLEEFCKLLNDEKYNLLNERSILVSQLESVEAKLRNLEKLFTKLEEKYADSEKDKESTGNQVEELRASFLVQKEKHANHKHLSEVRLTNLENLFHALQEELWLGKIEFEKEVDKAVNAQMEMFILQSCIEDLGQKNLALLTECEKHVEASKIF, from the coding sequence atgatcaagctgattGATGAGGAAGCAGATTCATTTGCAAGGAGGGCAGAAATGTACTATAAGAAGCGTCCGGAGCTCATGAAATTAGTGGAGGAGTTCTACCGAGCATACCGTGCTTTAGCAGAGAGATACGATCATGCAATGGGAGAGCTATGCCATGCCCACAAAACAATGGCAGAAGCATTTCCCAACCAAGCACATTACATGCTGACCGATGATTCGCAGGGTGTTGAATCACACACTCCAGGAGTGCCTTGTCCAAATTATTCCGAGTCTGAGCATGCAGAGAAAGCAGATAGTGAAGTTCAAACCTTGAGGAAAGCCCTGGCCAAAATACAGTCTGACAAGGATGCTATCTTTCTTCAGTATCAGAAGAGTATGGAGAAGTTATCCGAAATGGAAAGAGATCTTAATAAGGCACAAAAAGATGCTGGAGGCCTTGATGAAAGAGCAAGTAAAGCAGAAATTGAAACTAGAGTGTTGCAGGAAGCACTGGCACATCTAAAGTCTGACAACGAAGCTAGTCAAGTTCAGTACAACCAGTGCCTAGAAAGTATAGCTAAACTGGAGACTCTGTTATCTCTTGCCCAGCTGGATGTCAAGGAATTTGATGAGAGAGCTTCTAAGGCTGAAATTGAAGCCAAAAATCTAAAGCAAGAACTAGGCCAGTTGGAAGCTCAGAAGGATGCTGGTCTTCTTAGATACAAGCAGTGTGTTGAAAAGATTTCAGTTTTGGAGGCCAAGATAACCCTTGCTGAGGAGAATTCCAGGATGTTAAATGAGCAACTTGAAAGAGCAGAACTGGAAGTTAAAGCGCTTATAAAAGATCTTGCTGAACTGAATGAAGAGAAAGAATCTTTAGCTGTCCTTTACCATCAATGCTTGGAGAAGATATCTAAAATGGAGAATGAAATTTTGCTTGCCCAAGAAAATTCTGAAAAACTAAATAGAGAAATTGAGAAAGGGGCTGAAAAACTCAAGACTTCTGAAGAACATTGTGATATGTTGGAGAAATCGAATCAATCTCTTCGACTAGAGGCTGAAAATCTGCTGCAGAAGATAGCTATGAAGGATCAAGCACTTTTAGAGAAGCATGCTGAGATAGAGAGGCTGCAGACTCTAGTGCATGAAGAGCATTCTCACTTTCTTGAGATTGAATCTACTCTACAGACTCTGCAGAAGTTGTACTCTAAGTCACAACAGGAGCAAGGAAGTCTTGTTATGGAGCTTAAATATGGGCTTCAGTTGTTGAAGGATTTGGAGTTTCCGAAACAGGGTTTTAAGGAAGAAATGCAAGAGAATGTGAAAGAAAACAGGATCCTGAATGAACTTACTTTCTCTTCCACTAGGTCGTTATTAAGAAGGCAGCAAACAGAAATCTCTAAATTAAAGGAGATCAAAGAGAAACTGGAACGAGAGCTTGTTGTAAACTCTGAAGAAAACAATGCCCTCCAGCAGGAAGCTCATCAAATAAAGAATGATATCCAGCTCttgaataataaatatcatGCTATGCTGGAACAACTACAGACTTTAGGTTTGGATCCTAAATGTTTTGCAGCATCTGTGAAAGATTTACAAAATGAGAACTCAAATCTAAAGGAGGTCTGCAAGATGGAACGTAATGAGAAAGAAGCTCTTCATGAAAAGTCAAAGGATATGGATGAACTTTTGATTGAGAATGCCTTTATGGAATTTTCCCTCTCAAGATTAAATGATGAATTAGATGGATTAAGAGTAACAGTGAGGAAATTTCAAGAGTCTTGCCAAGTTCTCCAGGAAGAAAAATCTACGGTCGTTGATGAGAAATCAGCTCTACTTTCACAGTTACAAATAGTCACTGAAAGTATGCAGAAACTATTGGAGAAGAATGCCTTGTTGGAGAAGTCCCTCTCTGATTCAAAGATTGAGCTGGAAGGTTTGAAGGCTAAATCAACTGACTTGGAAGAATTCTGCAAGTTGCTAAATGATGAGAAGTACAATCTTCTAAACGAAAGAAGCATCCTGGTATCTCAGTTGGAAAGTGTTGAGGCTAAACTAAGAAACCTGGAAAAGTTGTTTaccaaattagaagaaaaatatgcTGACTCGGAGAAGGACAAAGAAAGCACGGGCAATCAAGTAGAAGAGCTCCGTGCTTCATTTTTGGTGCAAAAGGAAAAGCATGCAAATCATAAACACTTGAGTGAAGTCCGACTGACAAATTTGGAgaatctttttcatgcactacaGGAAGAACTGTGGTTGGGGAAGattgaatttgaaaaagaagtTGACAAAGCTGTAAATGCTCAGATGGAGATGTTCATTTTGCAAAGTTGTATAGAAGATCTGGGGCAGAAGAACTTGGCCTTGTTAACTGAATGTGAAAAGCATGTTGAGGCATCAAAAATTTTCTAA